In the genome of Candidatus Nitrosotenuis sp. DW1, one region contains:
- a CDS encoding HEAT repeat domain-containing protein, translated as MEAVPEKRLALFAQMEERYEKKDVDYFVSLITHEDYVVRTRATCILVDFGGEDKIPYIAKVLKHDPNELVRHEAAFSLGQMGYRSAIPHLEDATLHDPSMFVRHEAAIALGVVGAKDARHVLEQALNDPSVPVVESAIVALSNIQFMEKLSKNEKFAKLTGG; from the coding sequence ATGGAAGCAGTACCGGAAAAAAGGCTCGCACTTTTCGCGCAGATGGAAGAAAGGTATGAAAAAAAAGACGTCGATTATTTTGTCAGCCTCATCACCCACGAGGACTATGTGGTTCGAACTAGGGCAACATGCATACTAGTTGACTTTGGAGGGGAGGACAAGATCCCGTACATTGCAAAGGTGCTAAAGCACGACCCGAACGAGCTTGTGCGACATGAGGCCGCGTTTTCATTGGGGCAAATGGGGTACAGAAGCGCCATCCCGCACCTTGAGGACGCCACGCTGCACGACCCGAGCATGTTTGTGCGACACGAGGCAGCCATTGCGCTAGGCGTGGTGGGCGCAAAGGACGCAAGACATGTGCTGGAACAAGCGCTCAACGATCCGAGCGTTCCAGTGGTGGAATCTGCCATAGTTGCACTGTCAAACATTCAGTTCATGGAAAAGCTAAGCAAGAACGAAAAGTTTGCCAAGCTTACCGGCGGCTAG
- a CDS encoding peroxiredoxin family protein produces MIAQIGQKAPNLGVSKWVQGMPTNFDQEKDHIVLVEVFQVNCPGCFLYGIPEAINIYQKYHSEGVTVLGIATAFEDFDKNTVENLELLAKTGETIGETKKALSQYGRAVDGSKIPYKIPFPLGMDLLTKETGVVSNEKVTDFIKSQLPDFDSQPEDYKSQIIQRVKDYFKSKEYSAYTFDTFSLRGTPSTILVDRKGILRDVSFGQTGHIEQMIQELLNE; encoded by the coding sequence TTGATAGCACAGATAGGGCAAAAGGCGCCAAACTTGGGCGTTTCAAAATGGGTCCAGGGGATGCCGACTAACTTTGATCAGGAAAAAGATCACATCGTGCTAGTTGAGGTGTTCCAGGTAAACTGCCCAGGCTGCTTTCTGTACGGCATTCCAGAGGCAATCAACATTTACCAAAAATATCACTCAGAGGGAGTAACAGTTCTCGGCATTGCCACGGCATTTGAGGATTTTGACAAAAATACGGTAGAGAACCTAGAACTATTGGCAAAGACTGGCGAGACAATCGGCGAGACAAAAAAGGCACTCTCCCAGTACGGCAGGGCAGTGGACGGAAGCAAGATCCCATACAAAATTCCGTTCCCGCTCGGAATGGATCTCTTGACAAAAGAGACAGGAGTCGTAAGCAATGAGAAGGTGACTGATTTCATAAAAAGCCAGCTTCCCGACTTTGACTCACAGCCAGAAGACTACAAATCCCAGATAATACAGCGAGTCAAGGATTATTTCAAGTCAAAGGAGTATTCGGCATACACGTTTGATACGTTTTCCCTGAGGGGCACGCCATCGACCATCCTAGTTGACAGGAAGGGAATTTTGCGCGACGTCTCGTTTGGCCAGACAGGCCACATTGAACAAATGATTCAAGAACTGCTCAACGAGTAA